The sequence gaaatctgtttaaGTTTTCTTCTCTTCGGAACATTAATTCATAGATTTATGCTGTGCCTCTGCCTGcactgtcttcacacacagacgagtgtgacatcatatacctctataaataaatacaatttaaattctcGCACACTTcgtttcgaactggaatcatggttgAATATCCGGTGATGTcaacttcgcagggcacttatgttcgaatagaacaaaggTCGTACATGATAAGAGATAcgaaatgtgcagggcagggacTGAGATTTGGAAACACTGATCTATGTGGTGAATCCCTCAGCTCAAATTGCACATATCAATTGcacatttcatattaaattaatctAAGACAAGTAGAAGCACCACCATGAAATACATGCTGATGTACGTCTGGACTCAGATCAACAATCTTAATGAATTGTACCTGACTGAACAGACCCACTTCAGCACTTGACAAAACCAATGGTGTTTTTCGCTCCAAGACTGGAGGCAAAAGCTCAATTCAGAAGTCACCACCGTGCAGGACAAGTCATCTCATGAATGATCAAAAGCCCAGAGTCTACGTACTGTATGTGGCAAGAGTTTAAATCAACTATTGCCAAAAAAGAGATGTCACAAAATTGAATGTCAAGGCACTTCCCCGAGTGAGGATCTTGTCTTTGAGCGACATGAAAGTCAGGCAACAAAGTAATTCAAAGAACTAAAAATATAGTAAGAACTTGGCAGCTCCAATTCTAGTCAGTTGTATTGGAGAGAAAGCTAATCGCACAGTTTTACTGGACTTGGCTACTTTGGCGTCATCTACTTATGAGGATCCTAGCGATAAAACCTGCACCTTTCCATTCAGGGCTCATGTTTAGATCTAAATGCATTTGATACTGTAATATAGTACCTGCACGTGAAATCTCTTCTATCCGAGGTCATTCGTATAAATATTACTACctctacatactgtacactaaTGAGGCTTTCAGTCTTCATAGCGTCTTTGGGTTAAGTACATGCAAGGAATAGTTGCCATGTCCAACCAACTTTTAGTTGAATCAATGAATGCTATGATACAGAAAAACACTTACGGATAGATGAtacttatgtaaataatttttttatattttctagcaGTACAAAAGGCAGGGGAAATAATTGTACTAAGCTGTCTGAGATAtgctatttgattttaaatactgatttaaatacGTTTCCCCCTTacaatattttttctctctttaattataatttttagtttttctctttatttctgaTAATGATGATTTCTCATTGGAGATGCCAAGTCATTATAATAGGGGTTATTTGATAAAGTAGCTGAAACAATACTGTCTACAACAGGGCATCCCGTGGGTAGAGCTGAAGTGTTGCCTTGACTTGAGCTTTGATTCTCATACGCATTTTTCATAAACGGGCAATACTTGTTACCCATAATTCCCTTTTCTTTAAATATTGTAACACAAGAAACAAAAAGTTTGAAGAACTGTAATACAGATTCATAaatatatctactgtatatagCCCACGATTGGTATCACATCTTCCTTtgaacattaatataaaaaaattaattaaaaacaataaaaaaaaaaccttccaacacaaataaaatagattattttcttaaaacatcGAAACACACTGATAATCCTTTGGAGCATCTTTTGCTATGCTGATCTGTAGCAGTACTTGTGGTGTTGAGCCCTCAGGAaatttgagacattttttttaaatccagtgaCCTGGAGACCTGAGCGTCTTTTTCAGGTACAGATCGCTATAGCGTTAAAATCCCTGGGAGGACCCATGCTGGGGTCCTTTTAAACATATTCTACACGAGAAAAGGTAACGAAAAGATAGGGAGGGGGCATTCGACTGGGATCACAGAGATCTAAGATTCCACCGACTGCTCAGAGACCGTCTTAAGCAGGTTTTTGTATACCATCGAGTTCATGAATCGCGGATATGAGTCTCTTTGCATTAGTGTGAATATCTGGAGCTGTGCATCGTCAAATGTGTGGGATGTTGGCTCCAGCATGTTTCTGTTTATAACCTCTCGAACTCTAGAGTCGAGGCTCacctgaaaaaagcacaaaaaacaagAATATTAACCATCCTGATTATACAGGAAATGTGATTAGGTTGTTTCTAGATGTGCTGATGTGTTCTCTCACCTCTTTGGGTGAGAGGATAGAGATGTAGTCTTCATATATTATCCGTGCCTTCTCCTCGATGACGCTCTTATTGGTTTCCTTACTGAATTCCTCGCAGGCCAACCAGAAGAGCATGTTTTCCTCACTGAATTCGGTGCGCAGAAACTGCCGGAAGGCACTTCTTCCAGCGGGGCAGTGCATCAGTTTGTCGAAAGACTGACCCCACAAGCAGACCTCCTCCGCAGTCGGTTTCAGACTGCCAAAAAACAGAGAGGTCTTAGTCAACAAACGCATCAGTAACAGTTTTCTCCTgttctttttttcatgaaatacTGTTACAGCAAAAATATTTTAGGTGTAATTTGTCAGAAATTTTAATGTTGCAAAactataataattcatttaaataaaaataaagaatattgtgGGGTACTCTGTCAAAAAGTTGCATCCTAGAGAAAAATagtagttcatttaaataaaaacaaagaatgttTTGGGGTAATTTGTCATAAAGTTGCATCCTAGAGAAAAATagtagttcatttaaataaaaataaagaattttttggGTAATTTGTCAGAAACTTACATCCTACAGAAAAGtagtaattcatttaaataaaataaagattattttatatgtcattttTCAGAACGTTGCATCTCACAAAACTacagcaataaattaaaataaaaatatagtatattttgGGATAATTTGTCAGAAAGTTGCATCCTAGAGAAAAATAGTAATccgtttaaataaaaataaagaatattgtgGGGTACTTTGTCAAAAAGTTGCATCCTACAGAAAAATagtagttcatttaaataaaaataaagaatattttggGGTAATTTGTCATAAAGTCGCATCCTACAGAAAAAtagtaattcatttaaataataataataaaaaaatttgtatgtAATTTCTCAGAACGTTGCATCTCACAAAACTAcagcaattaatttaaataaaaatacagaatattttGGGATAATTTGTCTGAAAGTTGCATCTTgaacaactataattttttttttttttataaaacaaaactaaattaacttTGCAAACAATTTAGATTATGAAGCTATAAAAGCCTTTTTTGGTttcaatattttacataaaaagcatgtctttttatatatttatttattattacatataaatatccaATTACACCCAATTAACAAAACATTGTAGCTAAccaatatgttgttgttgttgtttttttttaaatgacctgtaagttactttttacttaagtatttTTACTAAACCTCTTCCAATAAAAGGCTGGATTGACTGACCTTTCCTCAAAGTCTGCATTCCCCTCTGCTTTAAAATCATATGAGGCTCTCCGGTTCCTCTCATCTCTGTCTTCATTCCTAACAGTGAGACTGCAAGGTAGTAAACACATCATGATCCCAAGACACCTAACAGTAGGCATTAGGAAGCCTTGGAGTATCTTTCACCTGCTCAATGTTCAGTTTATATCTGTAACTGGTGCTCATTATAAGCTCACAGCCAGAATATCAAGAGTTCTGGTGTTTTTCAAAGCAGATGTCTTGGGATCTCAGACACTTCAGTAAAAATGACATCATACTTGCAGAATGAGCAAAAACAGTACTTAAATCACATCTAAGCAAAATTCCAGGTATATTTACTGTAGTGAAGATAAGTAATAATCTTGTCAAATGcaattattttcttataataCAGTTATTTCCTGGCCATTAGTTTGGCCCGAAACTAACCTTGTTAGATAAGATCTCACATTAGCAGCGTAACGAAAGAAAAACTCCTACCAGGAGCAGCTGCAGCAACAGCACCAACAGAAGCAGCAAGCATTGGAGCCACGGTTCCCCTGGCTGGGCTGCTCGTTCTGCGCCGGTGCTGTGGTGCCCGCCACCGACTCCTGTTGCACCGACATCTGCCTCTTTCGCATCTCCATCCGCTCTGATCCCATGGGCTGCAGGAAACAGGATGCAACTGAGACGGAGCCAATACAACTGCAGCCACAGAGATCAACGGGATGAATTAATGGATCAGCAAACAAATGTAGGGTTTAGATACTGGAGGAAGATATTTTCCTCAAGTCCACTTAAACATTTTATGGTTTCCAATGgagaaaataatgcttttaatgAAACAACAAATATGCACAAAAGTGGCTTCCATTAACTGATCATGCTAGAAATTAAAAGGATGGATGGCAACCCCCACAAGATGCTGAATTGACAGCAACTGGGTGAAGAAGACTTTTTTCAAGTTTTAACTTGACAAGAAACCAAAATGTCCTAGCATGTCACAAACACTAACATGCCCGAACATGTCACGTCATACTTATTTCAAACAGCTCTCCACAGCTGCTTTGAATAAATGGATACAACCCATACATAAACATGTGTCTTTTTTGTAAAGGCTTTCTAGattttgtgtgaggaaaagtCATTTTTACAACTAATAACTGATAGATTACAGTTTCTACCATATCTGAATCATAAGCATGTTCAAGAAATAGCTTATTATCATAAGACAATTATCACATTCAGTGATACAGTGCTTCTCATTCTGCGAACATGCATAGGCCTACAGCACAATAAATTTAGACTTGTTGCCATGTGGGTGGGTTTTCTCTATTTCTTCAAGCTTTGGTGTCTGCACTGATTTAAACAACCTGGATTTAGGGTTCAAATAAACCATGCACTGGATAAAAACCGAAGGTTATTTGAAGCAAATGTGTAAGTTCCTGTACTGAGCTGTCTTTATGAATGCATAGATAGGCCTACCAGTTATAATTGTTAGGCTAAATGACTCCTGATCAATAGTTCTGATCTTGCTGTGTTCATTCCAAAGAATCGTGGAATCAAATTCCTCGCTTGAGCTGAAAGATGTTGGAATATTTGGGGGTAGGAGGGAGCGCAGCACGCATCTAGCTGCAGTCGGATCCCTTCATCAGTGATCACAGCCGCGGTGCATAAAAAATGCTCGAGCCGTGATAGATGGTAATAaacacgattaaaaaaaaaataataataataatttggtatTTTCCGAATTTTTTGCCTGCATGATTTCACGACTAGTAAACGATGATGATTACACTGGCTCACAGAAAAGCCTGATATGGTCTGCTAGATTTTACCGAAGCAGAACAGACGAAAGAAGGAATAGCTATTATAGCTTTAAATGTGAACCGCATCCTTAAAGATGGGGCGCACTGGGAAAAATCAAAAGACAGCGCattctactaaaaaaaacaaaaccgtaATGGACTAACAGCATTTCCATCGCATATCCTCGCATTGCAAATGCCACCATGAAGCCCAATATCTCTTTATCGCCCAGGACAACCATCGAAAAGACGTTTCTGTCAAACATGACATGCCATCTTCAACAATCAAAATCAAAGATCGTTTTCTCCACGGATAccttgtatatttaaaaaacaacttagGATCCCCATACTTACAATTTCACCATGTATGCCCAGAGATAAGAGATATTCTTTGCCTTGATTACATCCGTTGGCATAAGGATTTTTTAAAGACCGGCTGTTTTTTGACAATGCGCATGCGTGTCTCTCGCGAGCTGTGGCGGTGGTAGCGTAAATCCTCTGGATGGCACTGATACACGATGCACTTACATCTAACGGTGAAATAcgacatatttaaatgttttcctgCATTCCTGCGGTTTTAACTTTCAAATTATTTACACACCCAACGCCACGCATCCGCATGCGGTTTGTCAAGAATACGAATCGCAAACGTCAGCTAGTAGCCTAATAAATAAAAcgcttttattgttttgtgtgtttactcGAGGAGGATGCCTAGGTTTAACACTGCCACCAATGAAATCAGTGGTCATGCAGACCGATTGTGTCCCTGTGCGCCTCACATAAGGTGTCAGTAATGTCACTGAATGTGACTGACAGGGTTATAGTGGACCATGGACTTAAAATGTGAGGAAGACCCCTGCCCTAAGCACAGTAACATCATAAGGAGGAGGTTCCCTTTCTCGTCAGGAACCAGGGCTTTCTTTTAGAGTCACTGGTGACATAATAGATTCTGTTGTAGCCTACTCTTGGATGAAATGTGTGCATTTTACAAGAATGTAATAAACGTTCaccaaattctttaaataaataaatgaataaataataataaaactatattgaaAACAGTCAGGAGCaagacattttaaactatttttaaatatcagtatGTTGATTTTGTGCAAGTGAATACTGGAAAACAGTCAATTTGTTACTTCAGTGTGAATAACTCAGGAATTTGATTTGCAATTAACAGTTCTTTAATGTCTGAAATTAGACaattagtaattagtaatgtTATTATTGTAACAGCATGCAGCTGATATCgttggaatatttttatttttacatgtaatattccAGTTCACATTCGAAGTTCTCAAATTACCAGCCTCTTCacacttttacttaaaacaaACTCACTTATTAATTGTCTAATATTGTTCATAGATTGAGATGGTTGGATCAAATCTTGGTGACAGAATAGAGGCGGATCGCAGCGCAACTGACTCTGTCCGTGGTCCTGAATTCGCATCAACATCAACAGTTTCTAGCAACCAAAAGCATATAAATACTCGTCGTGCAATGAAATGCCAAATATAATAGTAACTCGTTATATTGTAAGCATGAGAACGGTAATATACGGTTATGAAAACGCTTATGACTTCAACTCAACCACATGACGTGTtcatttgctaaaataattagCAGTCGCATACAGTCGTGATTACCATCTTTGCTGGTCTACGGCCTTTCATTGGGAACTCTAAAAGAAATAGTGACATCTGCTGGAGCTGTGAGCAGAATTGCTGGAAAAACAGATTTGAGTAAGACATTAAAGACAAGTCTACTGTGCATATCAGAAACGCCGTATTTAAAGGTGATAATGTGCGATGCAAATAATTCATATCCTTCGGGAATACTTAGAAACGTGAAACTAAAGATCTAGATATAGTATATGTGGAGATAGAGTCATGGCATCCGACCACTGTGTAGGataagagagagggagaggcacAGCTCTTTGCAAACACTAGGTGGTACTGTTTGACCGCTTGTATAGGTCTATACCTTTTCCCAAATAACTGCAGTGTTTAATGGCTAGGGCtgcatattttaaattcatttgcaTCACTAGATATCAATTCTGATAATTCTTTTAGTGTGCTTTAAAGTCTATTGATTTTAGGTTGTGAAATTGAATGTTCTAAACAGTCTtagactaaatataaaatatcacctGGTGGCACATTCAGAAACAGAGAAGGACAGCTCAACCTATGCTGCTGTATCCATGACAGATGAAAGTTTTAATGCTTTAACAAACATTAGATATATGAAATCATTGCCCTTAGTGTGCTTATTTTTCTGCAAACAGTAGCCTTCCAGATGGAAATCAAAATATATAGTCAAGAGAACACAATAAATTGCTCATTTAGAATGGCATCAGTAAAACAATAAGTCTATACTCTTTAAAGTTGACATATAGCCACTGGGTTTCTTCAGAGTTATGAATTAAATACGACTATCATGTAATTCTTTTTATATCTTCAGGagtgtttatgtattttgttatgtGACTGTTTATTGGACCAGCATTCTTTGACAAAGTGCAGGATTTCTGTTACTCCGATACATATTCTTATAAAAAGTGAAAGGTCTGTTTTGAAATGATTTCACATCAAAACCAATTCCTTAATGCCAATAGCGGCGCAGAACTGTTCTCTCTGACCTTTGAAAAAGAAAGGTCAGGAAAAACACAAACCGAGAACTCTCTAGGAGAGCAGAAGCTGGTCTTAAGGTTCATGCCATTTTCAAATTGATCTCGTTGAAGGTTATTAGAGTTTCTCTTATGTGAATTTAAgacattcattaaaaatacacCAGATGTCCACTGCTGTAAGTTTCAAGGCCAGTCAGGTGTTTTATATTAAACTGTCTATGATCATCTAACAAAGAGCTTTTTAATCTTGCAATTAAAAGTGAATAGAAAGTGTTCCTTTCAATGAGGAAAAGCTCTGAATCTGAAACTGTCATTTTTCCTCTGGCATCATTTAATAACTAAAAGAGACTGTCTAATTTCCATCCAACATGCTGAAGATGTCAAAGAGCAACTATGTAGAGCTCAGTCTAGAAAAACCTGTCACATTTACTCAGATGTTTCACAATGATGAGTGCGATAGGTCATACTATAATCAGTACAGCCAATTCAGAAAAATAAGTAtatcctgactttttttttttttttttttttcagatattttgtgTAATCTGCCaccaaaagcataaaaacaaaacatgtttaaaaaacatacattttgcatATCAGCAGTGTACCTATTGTGTCTGAATGATATTTATTGCACCAATTTAAAACATCTaattaagggatagttcacctcaaatggaaatgactctttttttttgtctatacaatatACTCCTTGGGGTCCATTGTTGTTTTGGACATCACTAACTTTATAAACGAACTGAaaccttataaaaaaaattatctgtttgtgttccacagaagaatgtaaGTTACATGTTTTtagaatgaaatgagggtgagtaaatcatattCATTTGGTAAACAATCACTTTAAAAGAAAACGCATGACTTTGGTGCAATATTTCAGCTTACTAAAGACAGTTACATTTCAGAATTCCATGTTCTTATAATCAATAAAGccatgaaaattacattttaactgtaTAGTCCAAGGAGGACTGGCCCCCTGGTGCATGGTGTTtctcaaggtgtttttttttttttttttttttttttagtagggtGATATGCCCAAAAACTTAAACCATGATATGCAGCATTTTAAATATGGCAACGACACATCACATAATATGA is a genomic window of Cyprinus carpio isolate SPL01 chromosome B2, ASM1834038v1, whole genome shotgun sequence containing:
- the LOC109103228 gene encoding regulator of G-protein signaling 20-like isoform X3, with protein sequence MPTDVIKAKNISYLWAYMVKFCIGSVSVASCFLQPMGSERMEMRKRQMSVQQESVAGTTAPAQNEQPSQGNRGSNACCFCWCCCCSCSCLTVRNEDRDERNRRASYDFKAEGNADFEESLKPTAEEVCLWGQSFDKLMHCPAGRSAFRQFLRTEFSEENMLFWLACEEFSKETNKSVIEEKARIIYEDYISILSPKEVSLDSRVREVINRNMLEPTSHTFDDAQLQIFTLMQRDSYPRFMNSMVYKNLLKTVSEQSVES
- the LOC109103228 gene encoding regulator of G-protein signaling 20-like isoform X1 — its product is MPCNRIVLKWEVWSSSVVQSIRLSPYLMWGQLRHLLLACRHDEGYFATRSYENEDENDNTEDRSKDPISFEPMGSERMEMRKRQMSVQQESVAGTTAPAQNEQPSQGNRGSNACCFCWCCCCSCSCLTVRNEDRDERNRRASYDFKAEGNADFEESLKPTAEEVCLWGQSFDKLMHCPAGRSAFRQFLRTEFSEENMLFWLACEEFSKETNKSVIEEKARIIYEDYISILSPKEVSLDSRVREVINRNMLEPTSHTFDDAQLQIFTLMQRDSYPRFMNSMVYKNLLKTVSEQSVES
- the LOC109103228 gene encoding regulator of G-protein signaling 20-like isoform X4, encoding MGSERMEMRKRQMSVQQESVAGTTAPAQNEQPSQGNRGSNACCFCWCCCCSCSCLTVRNEDRDERNRRASYDFKAEGNADFEESLKPTAEEVCLWGQSFDKLMHCPAGRSAFRQFLRTEFSEENMLFWLACEEFSKETNKSVIEEKARIIYEDYISILSPKEVSLDSRVREVINRNMLEPTSHTFDDAQLQIFTLMQRDSYPRFMNSMVYKNLLKTVSEQSVES
- the LOC109103228 gene encoding regulator of G-protein signaling 20-like isoform X2, with translation MPCNRIVLKWEVWSSSVVQSIRLSPYLMWGQLRHLLLACRHDEGYFATRSYENEDENDNTEDRSKDPISFEPMGSERMEMRKRQMSVQQESVAGTTAPAQNEQPSQGNRGSNACCFCWCCCCSCSWNEDRDERNRRASYDFKAEGNADFEESLKPTAEEVCLWGQSFDKLMHCPAGRSAFRQFLRTEFSEENMLFWLACEEFSKETNKSVIEEKARIIYEDYISILSPKEVSLDSRVREVINRNMLEPTSHTFDDAQLQIFTLMQRDSYPRFMNSMVYKNLLKTVSEQSVES